A region of Pseudorca crassidens isolate mPseCra1 chromosome 8, mPseCra1.hap1, whole genome shotgun sequence DNA encodes the following proteins:
- the PSMC2 gene encoding 26S proteasome regulatory subunit 7: MPDYLGADQRKTKEEEKEDKPIRALDEGDIALLKTYGQSTYSRQIKQVEDDIQQLLKKINELTGIKESDTGLAPPALWDLAADKQTLQSEQPLQVARCTKIINADSEDPKYIINVKQFAKFVVDLSDQVAPTDIEEGMRVGVDRNKYQIHIPLPPKIDPTVTMMQVEEKPDVTYSDVGGCKEQIEKLREVVETPLLHPERFVNLGIEPPKGVLLFGPPGTGKTLCARAVANRTDACFIRVIGSELVQKYVGEGARMVRELFEMARTKKACLIFFDEIDAIGGARFDDGAGGDNEVQRTMLELINQLDGFDPRGNIKVLMATNRPDTLDPALMRPGRLDRKIEFSLPDLEGRTHIFKIHARSMSVERDIRFELLARLCPNSTGAEIRSVCTEAGMFAIRARRKIATEKDFLEAVNKVIKSYAKFSATPRYMTYN, from the exons ATGCCGGATTACCTCGGTGCAGATCAGCGGAAAaccaaagaagaggagaaagaagacaagCCCATCCGAG CTCTGGATGAGGGGGATATTGCCTTGCTGAAAACTTAT GGTCAGAGCACTTACTCTAGGCAAATCAAACAGGTTGAAGATGACATTCAACAACTTCTCAAGAAAATTAATGAGCTCACgg GTATTAAAGAGTCTGACACTGGCCTGGCCCCACCAGCACTCTGGGATTTGGCTGCGGATAAGCAAACACTCCAGAGTGAACAGCCTTTGCAGGTTGCGAG ATGCACAAAGATAATCAATGCTGATTCGGAGGACCCGAAGTACATCATCAATGTGAAGCAGTTTGCCAAGTTTGTGGTGGACCTCAGTGATCAGGTTGCACCTACTGACATTGAAGAAGGGATGAGAGTTGG tgtGGACAGAAATAAGTATCAGATTCACATTCCACTGCCTCCTAAGATTGACCCAACAGTTACCATGATGCAG GTGGAGGAAAAACCTGATGTTACATATAGTGATGTGGGTGGCTGTAAGGAACAGATTGAGAAACTTCGAGAAGTAGTTGAAACCCCCCTACTTCAT CCAGAGAGGTTTGTTAACCTTGGCATTGAGCCTCCTAAGGGTGTGCTGCTCTTTGGTCCACCGGGTACAGGCAAGACACTCTGTGCTCGGGCAGTTGCTAATAGGACCGATGCTTGCTTCATTCGAGTTATTGGATCTGAACTTGTGCAGAAGTACGTCGGTGAG GGGGCTCGAATGGTTCGAGAGCTCTTTGAAATGGCCAGAACAAAGAAAGCCTGCCTTATCTTCTTCGATGAAATTGATGCTATTGGAG GGGCTCGTTTTGATGATGGTGCTGGAGGTGACAATGAAGTGCAGAGGACCATGTTGGAACTGATCAATCAGCTGGATGGGTTTGATCCTCGAGGCAACATTAAGGTTCTGATGGCCACAAACAGACCTGACACTCTGGACCCCGCGCTGATGAGGCCCGGGAGACTGGACAGGAAGATTGAGTTTAGCTTACCTGATCTAGAG GGCCGGACTCACATTTTTAAGATTCATGCCCGTTCAATGAGTGTTGAAAGAGATATCAGATTTGAACTGTTAGCACGACTGTGTCCAAATAGCACTG GTGCTGAGATCAGAAGCGTCTGCACAGAAGCTGGTATGTTTGCCATCCGAGCACGGCGAAAAATTGCTACTGAGAAGGATTTCTTGGAAGCTGTAAATAAGGTCATCAAGTCCTATGCCAAATTCAGTGCTACTCCGCGCTATATGACATACAACTGA